One Gammaproteobacteria bacterium genomic window carries:
- the petC gene encoding Cytochrome c1 → MKKIAFVLVSLLIPGWLMASEGNLHLEKANTNLADTASLQKGARTFVNYCLNCHTASSMRYSRMAKDLGLSEDEVTKNLMFASSKIGEPMNVAMPRAEASKWFGTAPPDLSVITRARGADWIYTYLKSFYLDPSRPFGVNNLVFKDVGMPHVLWELQGYAEPVFGEAHAAGEKKVVIGMKLVKPGLQTPEKYDETVHDLVNFLAYVGEPSKLERQRLAPWVMLFLALFVGLAYLLKKEYWRDIH, encoded by the coding sequence ATGAAAAAGATCGCCTTTGTGCTGGTCTCTTTACTAATTCCGGGCTGGCTAATGGCCTCGGAGGGAAATCTCCACCTGGAAAAAGCCAATACCAATTTGGCTGATACCGCCTCACTCCAGAAAGGGGCGAGGACCTTCGTCAACTACTGCTTGAATTGCCATACTGCATCCTCAATGCGTTATAGTCGTATGGCGAAAGACCTGGGATTGTCTGAGGACGAGGTTACCAAGAACCTGATGTTTGCTTCCAGTAAAATTGGCGAGCCTATGAATGTGGCAATGCCTCGTGCGGAAGCCAGCAAATGGTTTGGGACGGCACCGCCCGATTTGTCTGTGATCACTCGAGCACGTGGGGCGGATTGGATCTATACCTATCTTAAATCGTTCTACTTGGATCCTAGTCGCCCGTTTGGCGTCAACAATTTGGTATTTAAGGATGTTGGGATGCCTCATGTGCTCTGGGAGTTGCAGGGCTATGCAGAACCGGTTTTTGGTGAGGCCCACGCTGCTGGAGAAAAGAAGGTGGTGATCGGGATGAAGCTAGTCAAACCAGGGCTCCAAACTCCAGAGAAATATGATGAGACGGTGCATGATTTGGTCAATTTCCTTGCCTACGTGGGAGAGCCCAGCAAGTTAGAGCGTCAACGTTTGGCCCCGTGGGTAATGCTCTTCCTGGCGTTGTTTGTAGGACTGGCTTACCTGTTGAAGAAGGAATACTGGCGGGATATCCATTAG
- the petB gene encoding Cytochrome b produces MASAPIEKYKTGLLGWIDARFPLSEFWQGHMVRYYAPKNFNNWYFFGSLALLVLVMQILTGIFLTMNYKPDAGMAFASVEYIMRDVNWGWLIRYMHSTGASAFFIIVYLHMFRGLLYGSYHRPRELIWLFGMVIYLGLMAEAFMGYLLPWGQMSYWGAQVITSLFGAIPWVGESLALWIRGDFVVADATLNRFFAFHVVALPILLLALVVLHIVALHEVGSNNPDGIEIKKTKGSDGIPLDGIPFHPYYSVKDIFGVAVFLFVFCAVLFFWPEGGGWFLEDNNFIPANPLKTPEHIVPVWYFTPFYAILRAVPDKFLGVIAMGGAIVMLFLLPWLDRSPVKSIRYKGMISKVALTVFAVSFVALGWLGTQPATQVLTSFARVFAILYFAFFLLMPIYSKIDKTKPVPSRVT; encoded by the coding sequence ATGGCTAGCGCCCCCATCGAGAAATACAAAACCGGTCTGTTGGGCTGGATTGACGCGCGCTTCCCCCTTTCAGAATTCTGGCAGGGTCATATGGTGCGTTATTACGCACCGAAGAATTTCAACAATTGGTACTTCTTCGGTTCGTTGGCTTTGCTGGTTTTAGTGATGCAGATCCTCACCGGTATCTTCCTCACCATGAATTATAAGCCGGATGCTGGGATGGCTTTCGCGTCCGTTGAGTACATCATGCGTGATGTGAATTGGGGGTGGTTGATCCGTTATATGCATTCGACGGGCGCCTCCGCCTTCTTTATTATCGTTTATCTACATATGTTTCGTGGTTTGCTCTACGGTTCTTATCACCGTCCACGCGAGCTAATCTGGTTGTTCGGTATGGTGATCTACTTGGGGCTCATGGCTGAGGCGTTTATGGGCTATTTGTTACCCTGGGGACAGATGTCCTATTGGGGGGCGCAGGTGATCACCTCTTTGTTTGGTGCGATTCCCTGGGTGGGCGAGAGTCTGGCGTTGTGGATCCGCGGCGACTTTGTGGTGGCCGATGCTACCCTGAATCGTTTTTTTGCGTTCCATGTCGTTGCCCTGCCGATTCTGCTCTTGGCTTTGGTCGTATTGCACATTGTTGCCCTGCACGAAGTCGGTTCAAACAATCCAGATGGTATTGAGATCAAGAAGACCAAGGGATCCGATGGTATACCGTTGGATGGTATTCCGTTCCATCCCTATTACAGTGTTAAGGATATTTTTGGTGTAGCGGTCTTTTTGTTTGTGTTTTGTGCGGTGCTCTTTTTCTGGCCGGAAGGTGGTGGCTGGTTTTTGGAGGACAATAACTTCATCCCGGCAAATCCGCTGAAGACCCCGGAGCATATCGTGCCGGTGTGGTATTTCACTCCCTTTTATGCTATTCTGCGCGCCGTTCCTGATAAATTCCTGGGGGTGATAGCAATGGGTGGGGCAATTGTTATGTTGTTCCTATTGCCATGGCTGGACCGTAGTCCAGTGAAATCCATTCGCTACAAAGGTATGATCAGTAAAGTAGCACTTACGGTATTTGCCGTTAGCTTTGTGGCGTTGGGTTGGCTTGGGACGCAGCCGGCTACTCAGGTGCTGACCAGTTTCGCCCGGGTTTTTGCGATATTGTACTTCGCGTTCTTCCTACTCATGCCGATCTATTCCAAGATCGATAAGACCAAGCCAGTTCCGTCGAGGGTGACCTGA
- the petA gene encoding Ubiquinol-cytochrome c reductase iron-sulfur subunit, producing MNVDGVNKDRRRFLLLATSAVGGVGAAAALVPFVSSMQPSAKAQAAGAPVEVDISKLEPGQLMTVEWRGKPVWVVRRTKESLDNLKTLDSELRDPKSESSQQPAYATNEYRSATPEYLVVVGICTHLGCAPTFRPDLAPADLGPAWKGGFFCPCHGSRYDLAGRVYSGVPAPLNLEIPPYNYLSETRILVGQDPTDLSYKYHARAGQPVGITEGVA from the coding sequence ATGAACGTAGATGGTGTAAATAAGGACCGGCGTCGTTTCCTCCTCCTGGCCACCTCTGCGGTGGGTGGGGTGGGGGCGGCCGCTGCGCTGGTACCGTTTGTATCGTCCATGCAACCAAGCGCCAAGGCCCAGGCCGCCGGCGCCCCGGTTGAGGTGGATATTAGTAAGCTTGAGCCCGGCCAGCTCATGACCGTTGAGTGGCGCGGTAAGCCGGTATGGGTTGTGCGTCGGACCAAAGAATCCCTCGACAATCTCAAAACCCTGGATAGCGAACTGCGCGACCCGAAGTCGGAGTCATCCCAGCAACCGGCCTATGCCACCAATGAGTATCGCTCGGCTACCCCCGAGTACTTGGTGGTGGTTGGGATCTGTACCCACCTGGGGTGTGCGCCCACCTTCCGCCCCGATCTCGCCCCTGCTGACCTTGGCCCTGCTTGGAAGGGAGGATTCTTCTGTCCTTGTCACGGTTCTCGGTATGACTTGGCGGGTCGTGTCTACAGTGGTGTGCCTGCTCCGCTTAACTTGGAGATACCTCCATACAATTACTTAAGCGAGACACGCATCCTCGTGGGACAGGACCCCACTGATCTGTCTTATAAATACCATGCTCGTGCCGGTCAGCCGGTGGGCATTACTGAAGGAGTCGCCTGA